GGCCTTCTTTGACATCAAGACAAGGAATAATACGTTTCGTATACATCCACTCATCTCCCTTCTGCTACGCAAAGCGCAGCTCTGAGATCGATCTTGCCCGTATAAAGTGCCTTACCGATGATCATACCTTCGATTTCGGGCGATGCCGCTACGCGGTAAACATCGTCCATACCTGCCACACCGCCCGATGCGATAACAGGAATACCTGCCGCCCGTGCAAGCTCGACTGTCGATTCGACATTGACACCGCTAAGCGTTCCGTCACGCGAAATATCCGTATAGATGATACGTGCAACACCGACATCAGCCATACGTTTCGCAAGCTCGGTTGCTTGTACGCCGCCCGAGATACCCCAGCCTTCTACCGCGACTTCTCCGCCTTTGGCATCAATGCCGACGACGATACGTTCGCCGAATAAACGGCACGCTTCTTTTACCAATTCGGGATCTTTCACGGCGATCGAGCCAAGAATGACACGATCGACACCTGCGTCAAGCCACGCTTCGATCGAATCAAGATTGCGGATCCCACCACCGAGCTGTACAGGCACAGAAACGTTCGCTATAATATCACGAATCGCATCAAGGTTGACAGGCTTACCTTGGAGTGCGCCGTCAAGATCGACGATATGCAGATACTTGCCGCCTTGTGCCTCCCATTTGATCGCCATGTCGGCAGGGCGGTCGGCAAATATCGTTTCTTGGTCGAATCGACCTTCCAAAAGACGAACACATTTGCCGCCGCGAATATCTATTGCAGGAAATAAAATCATTCGATTCTCCTCCTATTTGTTCCAGTTTACAAAATTCTTCAGCATCGAAAGACCGACACGGCTCGATTTTTCGGGGTGGAACTGTGCCGCCTGCACATTATCCTTCCCGACTGCTGCCGTCAGCATCGTACCGTATTCCGTCTGCGCGGTAACGATAGATGTATCGTTCGGCACAGCGTGAAAACTATGTACGAAATAAACGTATTCATTTTCCGAGATCCCTTCAAAAAGAGGTGACGGCGTTTGATACGATAAGCTGTTCCAGCCCATATGCGGAACCTTGAGCCCGCATGGCGGAATCGCTTTTACTTCACCTTTGAAGATGCCGAGGCCTTTTATACCCGGGCTTTCTTCACTCGACTCAAACAAAAGCTGAAGTCCGAGGCAGATACCGAGGAACGGTTTACCCGATCCAACTGCTTCATGGATAACGGGAATAAGACCGTATCGTTCGAGATTCTTCATACAATCTCCGAATGCACCGACACCGGGAAGAATGACCTTGGCGGCACGACGAATGACTTCGGCGTCACTCGTAATGACAGCCTCTGCCCCGACTGCATGCAGAGCTTTTTCGACACTGCGGAGATTACCCATACCATAATCAATGATCGCTATCATTGTTCTCACCTTTTCACAGTTATTGCAGTCTTCGTTCTTACAGACTGCCTTTCGTCGACAAAACACCTTGGATCGCAGAGTCGATGCGCGTTGCTTGACGCATGATGCGGCCAAGTGCTTTAAAGATGCCTTCCACGATATGATGTGCGTTTTTGCCATGTACTTTCTTCACATGAAGCGTAATTCCCGCATGAACGACGAACGCACGCAAAAATTCTTCTGTCAGTTCCGTATCGTACGCTCCGATCATCGGTGCATCGACAGGCGCATCGTATACGAGATACGGTCTGCCGCTGAAATCGACCGCCGCCATAATGAGCGTTTCATCCATCGGCAACAGCCACGAACCGTAACGCGCCATACCGATCTTATCACCAGTACATTTCGCGAATACTTGTCCGAGAACGATACCGATATCTTCTACGGTGTGATGTCCGTCTACTTCGATATCACCATGGCACTCTACGACCAAGTCAAATCCACCGTGTTTCGCAAACAGCGTCAACATATGATCGAAAAATCCGATACCGCTTCTGATATGACTTTGTCCGCTTCCGTCGAGGTCTAAGCTGACACGAATCTCCGTTTCAGCCGTCGCTCTGGTTATCGTCGCTACGCGCATACTACTTCGCTCCCTTACACCACCGTTTGATGGCGTTCATAATTTCATCATTTTCTGCCGTTGTACCGATCGTGATACGAATACAGTTCTCAAGCATCGGTGCATTGGCGAACGAGCGTACGGCAATACCGATATTCGCAAGATATTTCGCCAACTCTCCCGCACCTTCGACTTTGAGGAGAAGGAAGTTCGTAGACGACGGATAAACGGTGATATTCGTTTCTGTTTCAATAAAGGCCGCCATACGTTCACGCTCGATGATCGTCTGCTGGATATACGGAATAAATTCATCCCGCATCTGGAAGATCGTTTCGGCAACAGTAAGTGTCAATTTGTTGATATGATACGGCATCGATATTTTGCGAAGCATCGCGACCACGTCTTCATTCGCAATGACATAGCCCGCACGGATACCTGCCGCGCCGTACGCTTTGGAGAACGTACGCGCTACAATGAGATTCGGATATTGCGCAACGAGCGGAAGTGCCGTTTCACCATAGAATTCCATATATGCCTCATCGACAACAACAGGACATTTCGCACGACGAACGATATCTTCGACCACCGTAAGCGGAGTAGCCGTACCTGTCGGGTTGTTCGGATTGCAAAGGACGATCAATTTGGCATCATGTTCTTCTGCCGCCCGCAACAGTTTTTCTTTATCGACTGTATAATCGGCTTCAAGCGGTACAGGTACCGCTGTGCTTTCCGATATTTTCGCATAGATGGCATACATCGAGAACGACGGTACGGGGAATACGATGCTTCTTCCTGCACCACCGTACAAAAAGAATAATTTTTCTAAGATCTCGCTCGAACCATTGCCGAGCCATACATTATCAATATCATAACCACTGCCGCGTCCGATCTCTTCGCGCAGTTCGGTCATAGCAATATCGGGATAACGATTGAACGCCACATAAGAAAGGCGGCCTTCGACACGCTCTGCCACAAGCGGCGGAAGATTGCGGTTCGATTCGTTGGCGTCTACTTTGATACGCCAATCTTGTTCTTCTACTCCATATACAGGGAGCTTATCAAGTCCCGGTCGAAACATCAGCGTTCC
This genomic window from Selenomonadales bacterium contains:
- the hisA gene encoding 1-(5-phosphoribosyl)-5-[(5-phosphoribosylamino)methylideneamino]imidazole-4-carboxamide isomerase: MILFPAIDIRGGKCVRLLEGRFDQETIFADRPADMAIKWEAQGGKYLHIVDLDGALQGKPVNLDAIRDIIANVSVPVQLGGGIRNLDSIEAWLDAGVDRVILGSIAVKDPELVKEACRLFGERIVVGIDAKGGEVAVEGWGISGGVQATELAKRMADVGVARIIYTDISRDGTLSGVNVESTVELARAAGIPVIASGGVAGMDDVYRVAASPEIEGMIIGKALYTGKIDLRAALCVAEGR
- the hisH gene encoding imidazole glycerol phosphate synthase subunit HisH — its product is MIAIIDYGMGNLRSVEKALHAVGAEAVITSDAEVIRRAAKVILPGVGAFGDCMKNLERYGLIPVIHEAVGSGKPFLGICLGLQLLFESSEESPGIKGLGIFKGEVKAIPPCGLKVPHMGWNSLSYQTPSPLFEGISENEYVYFVHSFHAVPNDTSIVTAQTEYGTMLTAAVGKDNVQAAQFHPEKSSRVGLSMLKNFVNWNK
- the hisB gene encoding imidazoleglycerol-phosphate dehydratase HisB — its product is MRVATITRATAETEIRVSLDLDGSGQSHIRSGIGFFDHMLTLFAKHGGFDLVVECHGDIEVDGHHTVEDIGIVLGQVFAKCTGDKIGMARYGSWLLPMDETLIMAAVDFSGRPYLVYDAPVDAPMIGAYDTELTEEFLRAFVVHAGITLHVKKVHGKNAHHIVEGIFKALGRIMRQATRIDSAIQGVLSTKGSL
- the hisC gene encoding histidinol-phosphate transaminase; the protein is MMFRPGLDKLPVYGVEEQDWRIKVDANESNRNLPPLVAERVEGRLSYVAFNRYPDIAMTELREEIGRGSGYDIDNVWLGNGSSEILEKLFFLYGGAGRSIVFPVPSFSMYAIYAKISESTAVPVPLEADYTVDKEKLLRAAEEHDAKLIVLCNPNNPTGTATPLTVVEDIVRRAKCPVVVDEAYMEFYGETALPLVAQYPNLIVARTFSKAYGAAGIRAGYVIANEDVVAMLRKISMPYHINKLTLTVAETIFQMRDEFIPYIQQTIIERERMAAFIETETNITVYPSSTNFLLLKVEGAGELAKYLANIGIAVRSFANAPMLENCIRITIGTTAENDEIMNAIKRWCKGAK